One Triplophysa dalaica isolate WHDGS20190420 chromosome 11, ASM1584641v1, whole genome shotgun sequence genomic window carries:
- the gfral gene encoding GDNF family receptor alpha-like has translation MTLPRHSYSMRAIKPALFASYLLFQVVCTSTACTSHISACVSRRFCKNEQEFLTHICDFKDGRSQVTDPKVCNNTLQMTLTRSPALGECLCYSSVSCSTLQQMCSQCQHHLAQENKKHDAEWQTGGHKINRSCLEEIMACIEDEMCNRKMVPFVQACSAHQCKPLQCRQATGHFYSTLPLNRAETMVFCECDREDQECQEMKDSLHSGSCVTDESQTPWTCLEMLDSCTGDVLCRQRINRYLSDCFGAVEAPLDHQHSASDWLQLLDPDFFLGEQQQCRVAFVATMGSVLQNPCICDRLHHQDLHKCNRLQQLFQNKSLFKLSRTKETLRHKLSDEINVRPQPTNESSSEQQLTDESSTELLSDQLFYLLIYISVLTMVVLFAVSLILHRLRRLHQAAGKRQGFEAHQSKSLMLVSDNIGL, from the exons ATGACGCTACCACGCCACTCTTACTCTATGAGGGCCATAAAACCAGCACTTTTTG CGTCTTATTTGCTGTTTCAGGTAGTTTGCACTTCTACAGCCTGCACTTCACACATTAGTGCTTGTGTTTCTCGACGCTTCTGCAAAAACGAACAAGAGTTCCTCACGCATATCTGTGATTTTAAAG ATGGAAGGAGCCAGGTGACTGATCCAAAGGTCTGTAACAACACTCTTCAGATGACACTGACGCGATCACCAGCTCTGGGAGAGTGCCTCTGTTATTCTTCAGTTTCATGCAGCACTCTACAACAGATGTGTTCTCAATGCCAGCACCATTTGG CtcaagaaaacaagaaacatgaCGCAGAATGGCAAACCGGCG GCCACAAAATAAACCGGTCATGTCTGGAGGAGATAATGGCGTGTATTGAAGATGAAATGTGTAACAGGAAGATGGTACCGTTTGTTCAAGCCTGCAGTGCTCACCAGTGCAAGCCGCTCCAGTGCAGGCAGGCAACGGGTCACTTCTACTCAACTCTTCCTCTCAATAGAGCTGAGACAATGGTGTTCTGTGAATGTGATAGAGAAGACCAGGAATGCCAGGAGATGAAGGACTCTCTGCACTCTGGCTCCTGTGTGACAGATGAGTCACAGACACCCTGGACCTGCCTGGAGATGCTGGACAGCTGCACTGGAGATGTGTTGTGCAG GCAGAGAATTAACAGGTACCTGTCGGATTGTTTCGGTGCAGTGGAAGCTCCGCTTGATCATCAGCATTCTGCAAGTGACTGGCTACAGTTACTAGATCCAGACTTCTTCCTTGGAGAACAGCAACAATGCAGGGTGGCCTTTGTGGCTACAATGGGTTCAGTCCTTCAAAATCCATGTATTTGTGACAGATTACACCATCAAGACCTGCATAAGTGTAATAGGTTGCAACAACTTTTTCAAAACAAGTCTCTTTTCA AGCTTTCAAGGACCAAAGAAACTCTCAGACACAAACTAtcagatgaaataaatgtaaggCCACAGCCAACCAATGAATCAAGCTCTGAACAACAGCTAACCGATGAATCAAGCACTGAGCTCTTAAGCG ATCAGCTGTTTTACTTGTTGATTTACATCTCTGTGTTGACGATGGTGGTATTATTTGCAGTCAGCCTCATTTTGCACAGACTAAG gagATTACATCAAGCTGCTGGTAAACGGCAAGGTTTTGAGGCCCATCAGTCAAAATCTCTTATGTTGGTGTCTGATAACATAGGCCTATAA